A single window of Melospiza georgiana isolate bMelGeo1 chromosome 19, bMelGeo1.pri, whole genome shotgun sequence DNA harbors:
- the SYNRG gene encoding synergin gamma isoform X3, producing MALRPGPGAGGAGGAGGGAAGAASFMFPVAGGLGPPQGMIPMQQQGFPMVPVMQTNMPGMMGMNYGSQMPPGPMAMQGGMALGPMPAAGMPYMGQASFLGMRPAGPQYGPDMQKQFAEEQQKRFEHQQKFLEEERKRRQFEEQKQKLRLLSSVKPKTGEKSRDDALEAIKGNLDGFSRDAKMHPTPATHPKKPDHPTPSHCAVSVSHSAFLDDEEFSDFMQGPVETPKLVPQSTSQPFHPATEAGQLLSERAVLHPVPPAQAPVLSTLHGTAGQVPYFPTSASPSNTHKTGSSLEEKALANGSDESEQEQTKVKTSEVGHKASAASQAHPSPTSSDWDVVGGHESGPSAAAEVHKASEQNRAVEECGVGVFPPQDPIQQMMPPWIYNDSLVPELYKKILETTLTPAGIDTAKLYPILMSSGLPRETLGQIWALANRTTPGKLTKEELYCVLAMIAVTQRGIPAVSPDVLNQFPAAPVPTLSGFPVPLPAGVSQPPLLPAAAPAPVGLGMGPSVMGMGIPGPAPAPAPAPAAAGAAPAQPSGAFLPSYPPGQVVKPEDDDFQEFQDASKSGSLDDSFTDFQGEAAKAASSQHRSSVPSLLMPLPGTKPLSPADKYAVFKGMAAEKPSESAAAFGDGGDKYSAFRELEQPAESKYLGENLAEFKPTGADDGFTDFKTADSVSPLEPPSKDKTFPAPFPPLPTQPKQPTQAKTPLNLADLELFSSPGENKQLSFPPAFNTSKPGSFPPPPLPSASAQPAPSKTSSLADDFGEFSLFGEFSNGASASGQDDFADFMAFNNSGGFSEQKPEDKYNALKLEASPGAQAGSSGSTVKGEQSSATTATPTKYDIFKQLSLEGPGAAFEEGKDGALSSAKSDDDFADFHSKFSSGGAEKSLVDKVAAFKQAKEDSASVKSLDLPSIGGSSVGKEDSEDALSVQFDMKLADVGGDLKHVMSDSSLDLPTVSGQHPPAADVDDFKGGPFGSCPGAGGGSALGGLASSDRDLQDRDRDRDRRLPCAATAVLQKKETFFGSSENITMTTVSKVTTFSSEDAPQDVPFAPFANFQDSGPGDDDLGDFGDFARLPSEAQDAAAADTALGNDFPAGASPELHREATDDFGEFQSEKPKISKFDFLVATAQGKVKSSEEMIRSELATFDLSVQGSHKRSLSLGDREISRCSPLAALEQPFRDRSNTLSEKPALPVIRDKYKDLTGEVEESERYAYEWQRCLESALQVIKKANDTLNGISSSSVCTEVIQSAQGMEYLQGVVEVYRVTKRVELGIKATAVCSEKLQQLLKDIDKVWNNLISFMSLAALTPDENSLDFSSCMLRPGIKNAQDLACGVCLLNVDSRSKKEEKPVEELPKKAFNSETDNFKLAYGGHQYHASCANFWINCVEPKPPGLILPDLL from the exons cttcaTGTTTCCCGTCGCAGGCGGTTTGGGCCCCCCTCAAG GGATGATTCCTATGCAACAGCAGGGGTTTCCAATGGTTCCTGTCATGCAGACCAACATGCCAGGGATGATGGGAATGAATTATGGCTCTCAGATGCCTCCTGGACCCATGGCCATGCAG GGTGGCATGGCCCTGGGGCCCatgccagcagctggaatgcCCTACATGGGACAGGCCTCCTTCCTGGGAATGCGCCCCGCCGGCCCCCAGTACGGCCCCGACATGCAGAAGCAGtttgcagaggagcagca gaaaaggTTTGAGCACCAGCAGAAGTTCttagaggaggaaagaaaacgACGGCAGTTTGAAGAGCAGAAACAAAAGCTGAGACTCCTGAGCAGTGTGAAACCCAAG ACAGGTGAAAAAAGCAGAGATGATGCTTTGGAAGCCATTAAAGGGAACCTCGATGGCTTTTCTAGAGATGCTAAAATGCACCCAACACCAGCAACACATCCAAAAAAGCCAG ATCATCCCACACCATCCCATTGTGCTGTATCTGTTTCCCATTCTGCTTTTCTCGATGATGAAGAATTTAGTGACTTTATGCAAGGGCCTGTTGAAACCCCCAAACTGGTGCCTCAGTCCACCTCTCAGCCTTTCCATCCTGCCACTGAGGCTGGGCAGCTGCTTTCAGAGAGGGCTGTGCTCCatcctgtccctccagcccaggctccaGTGCTATCCACCCTGCATGGTACAGCTGGGCAGGTTCCTTATTTTCCTACCTCTGCATCTCCATCCAATACCCATAAAACAG GCTCTTCCTTGGAGGAGAAAGCCTTAGCTAATGGCTCAGATGAATCTGAACAAGAGCAAACCAAAGTTAAAACGTCCGAAGTTGGGCACAAAGCCTCGGCTGCAAGCCAAGCCCATCCCAGTCCCACCAGCAGTGACTGGGATGTTGTAGGTGGACATGAAAGtggtcccagtgctgctgcagaggtgcaCAAGGCTTCAGAACAAAACAGAGCAGTTGAAGAGTGTG GAGTTGGAGTGTTCCCTCCCCAGGACCCCATCCAGCAAATGATGCCTCCCTGGATTTACAACGACAGCTTGGTCCCAG AGCTGTATAAGAAAATCTTAGAAACCACTCTGACTCCTGCTGGGATCGACACAGCCAAGCTCTACCCCATCCTGATGTCCTCAGGACTGCCCAGGGAGACCCTGGGGCAGATCTGGGCCTTGGCCAACCGCACCACACCCGGGAAGCTCACCAAGGAGGAGCTCTACTGTGTGCTGGCCATGATAGCAGTGACCCAG AGAGGGATCCCAGCCGTGAGCCCTGACGTCCTGAACCAGTTCCCGGCCGCGCCCGTGCCCACCCTGTCCGGCTTCCCGGTGCCGCTGCCCGCCGGGGTGAGCCAGCCCCCGCTGCTGCCCGCGGCTGCGCCGGCCCccgtggggctgggcatggggcCCTCCGTGATGGGCATGGGCAtccccggccctgccccggcACCGGCCCCGGCACCGGCTgcggcaggagcagctcccgcACAGCCCTCcggagccttcctgccctcctaCCCACCCGGCCAG GTAGTAAAACCAGAAGATGATGACTTCCAGGAGTTTCAGGATGCCTCCAAGTCTGGCTCCCTGGATGACTCCTTCACTGATTTCCAGGGGGAGGCAGCCAAAGCAGCCAGCTCACAGCACCGCAGCAG tgtTCCTTCTTTACTAATGCCACTCCCAGGTACTAAGCCACTTTCACCAGCTGACAAATATGCTGTGTTTAAAGGAATGGCAGCTGAGAAGCCTTCTGAGAGTGCAGCTGCTTTTGGAG ACGGAGGGGACAAGTACAGCGCTTTCCGGGAATTAGAGCAaccagcagaaagcaaatacTTGG GAGAGAACCTTGCAGAGTTCAAGCCCACAGGAGCCGACGATGGTTTCACAGATTTCAAAACCGCTGACAGCGTCTCCCCATTAGAGCCACCCTCCAAGGACAAAACCTTCCCTGCAcccttccctcctctgcctACTCAGCCAAAACAGCCAACACAAGCCAAGACCCCTTTGAACCTGGCAGACTTGGagctcttttcctctcctggaGAAAACAAGCAGCTGTCCTTCCCACCTGCCTTCAACACCTCAAAGCCGGGCTCCTTTCCCCCTCCACCCCTTCCatctgcctctgcccagccaGCACCCAGCAAAACTTCAAGCTTAGCTGATGACTTTGGAGAGTTCAGTCTCTTTGGGGAATTTTCTAACGGCGCATCAGCCAGTGGACAAGATGACTTTGCAGATTTTATGGCTTTCAACAACAGCGGCGGCTTTTCCGAACAAAAGCCCGAGGACAAATACAATGCACTGAAGCTGGAGGCCAGCCCTGGTGCTCAGGCTGGCTCCTCAGGCAGCACAGTGAAGggtgagcagagctctgccaccACTGCTACGCCCACCAAGTACGACATCTTCAAGCAGCTGTCCCTGGAGGGCCCCGGGGCGGCCTTCGAGGAGGGCAAGGACGGCGCGCTCTCCTCGGCCAAGAGCGACGATGACTTTGCTGACTTCCACTCCAAGTTCTCTTCCGGCGGCGCCGAGAAGTCGCTGGTGGACAAAGTGGCAGCTTTCAAGCAGGCCAAAGAAGACTCTGCTTCAGTGAAGTCCCTGGACCTGCCTTCCATCGGCGGCAGCAGCGTGGGCAAGGAGGACTCCGAAGACGCGCTGTCTGTTCAGTTTGACATGAAACTGGCTGATGTGGGAGGAGATCTTAAGCATGTCATGTCTGATAGCTCTTTGGATTTGCCAACAGTTAGTGGCCAGCATCCACCAGCAGCAG ATGTGGATGACTTTAAGGGCGGCCCGTTTGGAAGCTGTCCCGGTGCCGGTGGTGGCTCTGCGCTCGGCGGCCTGGCGAGCTCCGACAGGGacctgcaggacagggacagggacagggacaggaggctCCCCTGCGCCGCCACCGCCGTCCTGCAGAAGAAGGAGACCTTCTTTGGCAGCTCAGAGAACATCACCATGACCACAGTTTCCAAAGTGACCACCTTCTCCAGCGAGGACGCTCCGCAGGACGTTCCCTTCGCGCCCTTCGCCAACTTCCAGGACTCGGGGCCTGGCGACGATGACCTCGGGGACTTTGGGGACTTTGCCAGGCTCCCCTCGGAGGCtcaggatgcagcagcagctgacacGGCCCTGGGCAATGATTTCCCCGCTGGAGCCTCCCCTGAGCTGCACAGAGAGGCCACGGATGACTTTGGGGAGTTCCAAAGTGAGAAACCAAAAATCAGCAAGTTCGACTTCTTGGTGGCCACTGCCCAAGGCAAGGTGAAATCCAGTGAGGAGATGATCAGGAGTGAGCTGGCCACCTTTGACCTGTCTGTGCAAG GGTCTCACAAGAGGAGCCTGAGCCTGGGGGACAGAGAAATCAGCCGCTGCTCGCCgctggcagccctggagcagcccttcAGGGACCGCTCCAACACGCTGAGCGAGAAGCCAGCCCTGCCCGTCATCAGGGACAAGTACAAGGACCTCACGGGGGAGGTGGAg GAGAGTGAGAGGTATGCCTACGAGTGGCAGAGGTGCCTGGAGAGTGCCCTGCAG GTCATAAAGAAAGCCAACGACACCTTAAATGGAATCAGCAGCTCATCTGTGTGCACTGAAGTCATCCAGTCTGCCCAAGGCATGGAATATTTACAGG GGGTTGTTGAAGTCTACAGAGTCACAAAGAGGGTGGAGCTGGGCATCAAAGCCACTGCAGTGTGCAgtgagaagctgcagcagctgctgaaggatATTGATAAAGTGTGGAACAACCTGATCAGCTTCAtgtccctggctgctctcacG CCAGATGAGAACTCCCTGGATTTCTCCTCCTGCATGCTGCGCCCGGGCATCAAGAACGCGCAGGACCTCGCCTGTGGGGTGTGTCTGCTGAACGTGGATTCCAGGAGCAAG AAAGAAGAGAAACCTGTGGAAGAGCTTCCCAAAAAA GCCTTTAATTCTGAGACAGATAACTTCAAGCTGGCGTATGGAGGGCACCAGTACCACGCCAGCTGTGCCAACTTCTGGATCAACTGTGTGGAGCCCAAGCCCCCGGGTCTCATCCTGCCAGACCTGCTCTGa
- the SYNRG gene encoding synergin gamma isoform X2, producing the protein MALRPGPGAGGAGGAGGGAAGAASFMFPVAGGLGPPQGMIPMQQQGFPMVPVMQTNMPGMMGMNYGSQMPPGPMAMQGGMALGPMPAAGMPYMGQASFLGMRPAGPQYGPDMQKQFAEEQQKRFEHQQKFLEEERKRRQFEEQKQKLRLLSSVKPKTGEKSRDDALEAIKGNLDGFSRDAKMHPTPATHPKKPGVGVFPPQDPIQQMMPPWIYNDSLVPELYKKILETTLTPAGIDTAKLYPILMSSGLPRETLGQIWALANRTTPGKLTKEELYCVLAMIAVTQRGIPAVSPDVLNQFPAAPVPTLSGFPVPLPAGVSQPPLLPAAAPAPVGLGMGPSVMGMGIPGPAPAPAPAPAAAGAAPAQPSGAFLPSYPPGQVVKPEDDDFQEFQDASKSGSLDDSFTDFQGEAAKAASSQHRSSVPSLLMPLPGTKPLSPADKYAVFKGMAAEKPSESAAAFGDGGDKYSAFRELEQPAESKYLGENLAEFKPTGADDGFTDFKTADSVSPLEPPSKDKTFPAPFPPLPTQPKQPTQAKTPLNLADLELFSSPGENKQLSFPPAFNTSKPGSFPPPPLPSASAQPAPSKTSSLADDFGEFSLFGEFSNGASASGQDDFADFMAFNNSGGFSEQKPEDKYNALKLEASPGAQAGSSGSTVKGEQSSATTATPTKYDIFKQLSLEGPGAAFEEGKDGALSSAKSDDDFADFHSKFSSGGAEKSLVDKVAAFKQAKEDSASVKSLDLPSIGGSSVGKEDSEDALSVQFDMKLADVGGDLKHVMSDSSLDLPTVSGQHPPAADVDDFKGGPFGSCPGAGGGSALGGLASSDRDLQDRDRDRDRRLPCAATAVLQKKETFFGSSENITMTTVSKVTTFSSEDAPQDVPFAPFANFQDSGPGDDDLGDFGDFARLPSEAQDAAAADTALGNDFPAGASPELHREATDDFGEFQSEKPKISKFDFLVATAQGKVKSSEEMIRSELATFDLSVQGSHKRSLSLGDREISRCSPLAALEQPFRDRSNTLSEKPALPVIRDKYKDLTGEVEESERYAYEWQRCLESALQVIKKANDTLNGISSSSVCTEVIQSAQGMEYLQGVVEVYRVTKRVELGIKATAVCSEKLQQLLKDIDKVWNNLISFMSLAALTPDENSLDFSSCMLRPGIKNAQDLACGVCLLNVDSRSKAFNSETDNFKLAYGGHQYHASCANFWINCVEPKPPGLILPDLL; encoded by the exons cttcaTGTTTCCCGTCGCAGGCGGTTTGGGCCCCCCTCAAG GGATGATTCCTATGCAACAGCAGGGGTTTCCAATGGTTCCTGTCATGCAGACCAACATGCCAGGGATGATGGGAATGAATTATGGCTCTCAGATGCCTCCTGGACCCATGGCCATGCAG GGTGGCATGGCCCTGGGGCCCatgccagcagctggaatgcCCTACATGGGACAGGCCTCCTTCCTGGGAATGCGCCCCGCCGGCCCCCAGTACGGCCCCGACATGCAGAAGCAGtttgcagaggagcagca gaaaaggTTTGAGCACCAGCAGAAGTTCttagaggaggaaagaaaacgACGGCAGTTTGAAGAGCAGAAACAAAAGCTGAGACTCCTGAGCAGTGTGAAACCCAAG ACAGGTGAAAAAAGCAGAGATGATGCTTTGGAAGCCATTAAAGGGAACCTCGATGGCTTTTCTAGAGATGCTAAAATGCACCCAACACCAGCAACACATCCAAAAAAGCCAG GAGTTGGAGTGTTCCCTCCCCAGGACCCCATCCAGCAAATGATGCCTCCCTGGATTTACAACGACAGCTTGGTCCCAG AGCTGTATAAGAAAATCTTAGAAACCACTCTGACTCCTGCTGGGATCGACACAGCCAAGCTCTACCCCATCCTGATGTCCTCAGGACTGCCCAGGGAGACCCTGGGGCAGATCTGGGCCTTGGCCAACCGCACCACACCCGGGAAGCTCACCAAGGAGGAGCTCTACTGTGTGCTGGCCATGATAGCAGTGACCCAG AGAGGGATCCCAGCCGTGAGCCCTGACGTCCTGAACCAGTTCCCGGCCGCGCCCGTGCCCACCCTGTCCGGCTTCCCGGTGCCGCTGCCCGCCGGGGTGAGCCAGCCCCCGCTGCTGCCCGCGGCTGCGCCGGCCCccgtggggctgggcatggggcCCTCCGTGATGGGCATGGGCAtccccggccctgccccggcACCGGCCCCGGCACCGGCTgcggcaggagcagctcccgcACAGCCCTCcggagccttcctgccctcctaCCCACCCGGCCAG GTAGTAAAACCAGAAGATGATGACTTCCAGGAGTTTCAGGATGCCTCCAAGTCTGGCTCCCTGGATGACTCCTTCACTGATTTCCAGGGGGAGGCAGCCAAAGCAGCCAGCTCACAGCACCGCAGCAG tgtTCCTTCTTTACTAATGCCACTCCCAGGTACTAAGCCACTTTCACCAGCTGACAAATATGCTGTGTTTAAAGGAATGGCAGCTGAGAAGCCTTCTGAGAGTGCAGCTGCTTTTGGAG ACGGAGGGGACAAGTACAGCGCTTTCCGGGAATTAGAGCAaccagcagaaagcaaatacTTGG GAGAGAACCTTGCAGAGTTCAAGCCCACAGGAGCCGACGATGGTTTCACAGATTTCAAAACCGCTGACAGCGTCTCCCCATTAGAGCCACCCTCCAAGGACAAAACCTTCCCTGCAcccttccctcctctgcctACTCAGCCAAAACAGCCAACACAAGCCAAGACCCCTTTGAACCTGGCAGACTTGGagctcttttcctctcctggaGAAAACAAGCAGCTGTCCTTCCCACCTGCCTTCAACACCTCAAAGCCGGGCTCCTTTCCCCCTCCACCCCTTCCatctgcctctgcccagccaGCACCCAGCAAAACTTCAAGCTTAGCTGATGACTTTGGAGAGTTCAGTCTCTTTGGGGAATTTTCTAACGGCGCATCAGCCAGTGGACAAGATGACTTTGCAGATTTTATGGCTTTCAACAACAGCGGCGGCTTTTCCGAACAAAAGCCCGAGGACAAATACAATGCACTGAAGCTGGAGGCCAGCCCTGGTGCTCAGGCTGGCTCCTCAGGCAGCACAGTGAAGggtgagcagagctctgccaccACTGCTACGCCCACCAAGTACGACATCTTCAAGCAGCTGTCCCTGGAGGGCCCCGGGGCGGCCTTCGAGGAGGGCAAGGACGGCGCGCTCTCCTCGGCCAAGAGCGACGATGACTTTGCTGACTTCCACTCCAAGTTCTCTTCCGGCGGCGCCGAGAAGTCGCTGGTGGACAAAGTGGCAGCTTTCAAGCAGGCCAAAGAAGACTCTGCTTCAGTGAAGTCCCTGGACCTGCCTTCCATCGGCGGCAGCAGCGTGGGCAAGGAGGACTCCGAAGACGCGCTGTCTGTTCAGTTTGACATGAAACTGGCTGATGTGGGAGGAGATCTTAAGCATGTCATGTCTGATAGCTCTTTGGATTTGCCAACAGTTAGTGGCCAGCATCCACCAGCAGCAG ATGTGGATGACTTTAAGGGCGGCCCGTTTGGAAGCTGTCCCGGTGCCGGTGGTGGCTCTGCGCTCGGCGGCCTGGCGAGCTCCGACAGGGacctgcaggacagggacagggacagggacaggaggctCCCCTGCGCCGCCACCGCCGTCCTGCAGAAGAAGGAGACCTTCTTTGGCAGCTCAGAGAACATCACCATGACCACAGTTTCCAAAGTGACCACCTTCTCCAGCGAGGACGCTCCGCAGGACGTTCCCTTCGCGCCCTTCGCCAACTTCCAGGACTCGGGGCCTGGCGACGATGACCTCGGGGACTTTGGGGACTTTGCCAGGCTCCCCTCGGAGGCtcaggatgcagcagcagctgacacGGCCCTGGGCAATGATTTCCCCGCTGGAGCCTCCCCTGAGCTGCACAGAGAGGCCACGGATGACTTTGGGGAGTTCCAAAGTGAGAAACCAAAAATCAGCAAGTTCGACTTCTTGGTGGCCACTGCCCAAGGCAAGGTGAAATCCAGTGAGGAGATGATCAGGAGTGAGCTGGCCACCTTTGACCTGTCTGTGCAAG GGTCTCACAAGAGGAGCCTGAGCCTGGGGGACAGAGAAATCAGCCGCTGCTCGCCgctggcagccctggagcagcccttcAGGGACCGCTCCAACACGCTGAGCGAGAAGCCAGCCCTGCCCGTCATCAGGGACAAGTACAAGGACCTCACGGGGGAGGTGGAg GAGAGTGAGAGGTATGCCTACGAGTGGCAGAGGTGCCTGGAGAGTGCCCTGCAG GTCATAAAGAAAGCCAACGACACCTTAAATGGAATCAGCAGCTCATCTGTGTGCACTGAAGTCATCCAGTCTGCCCAAGGCATGGAATATTTACAGG GGGTTGTTGAAGTCTACAGAGTCACAAAGAGGGTGGAGCTGGGCATCAAAGCCACTGCAGTGTGCAgtgagaagctgcagcagctgctgaaggatATTGATAAAGTGTGGAACAACCTGATCAGCTTCAtgtccctggctgctctcacG CCAGATGAGAACTCCCTGGATTTCTCCTCCTGCATGCTGCGCCCGGGCATCAAGAACGCGCAGGACCTCGCCTGTGGGGTGTGTCTGCTGAACGTGGATTCCAGGAGCAAG GCCTTTAATTCTGAGACAGATAACTTCAAGCTGGCGTATGGAGGGCACCAGTACCACGCCAGCTGTGCCAACTTCTGGATCAACTGTGTGGAGCCCAAGCCCCCGGGTCTCATCCTGCCAGACCTGCTCTGa